The sequence GCATTGGGGGGGGCCCTCTGGGTGCTTCTGTACTGGAGCAGAATCCTGCCTGGAATGTCACGTGAGCAAATGATTCTCTACTTCTTCAGAGTAATTCTCTTAGgttcaaaaaaaccccacaagccACGCAACTGTTCAAAACTGCAGGATATACAAACAATGCTATGTAACCCAGTTTTGGCTGAAGGGGGCTTATGAAAAGCATATGAAGTACAGTCTTCAAAATATGTCATTCTATCTTGTTAGTAAAAAAGGTCAGTTATATAAATgcaatgtatatataaaaccGAGAAATCTGTTCACGAGGCAGCCTCTGTCCCGGCCCTGGAGCACCAAGGGCCCCAAGGCTGTGCCCAAGGCCGCACCACCCTCCAGCCAGGCCGGGGCCGCTCTGGGTGGGCGTGGGGCCCACGCCCGGAGGCTCAGGTGTCCCCTACGGGGGACAGTCCGGGAGCGTTTATCCTCAAGCAGAGACCACAGGGTGGGAGTGGGACCCCCGCAAGCGGAAGGGCCTCTCCCTGGCACAGTCCGTGTCCCTCACCGCACATGCGCCAGTTACTTTCACCGAAATCTACCATCTAGACACAGGCAAGGGGTCAGTGCCGACAGGTCTCGGCCTGCCTGGCCTTGGTTAGCAAAGGCTGCTCTCTGAGTCGGGGTCTGTTCGGTCTCTCCTGCTGATGGGGGACTGGCACGAGGGGCACTTCAATGGGGTCTATGCAGCCACATCAGCTCTGAGCAAGGAGGAAGCGGGACCCTTGGGTCTCGTGATTTTCAGGGGAAGACGGCACCTGTCCCTGTCACTCGACTGGGGAGGACAgaggcaaaggaaggaaagaccGCCCTTCAGCTGGTGCATCTGCTCGTTCGCTTCACCATCAAACTAGAGGAAATGGGTTTTTCTGCTGCGGACAGACGTGCGAGTCCTTTCTCAGGGTCCTGCTCGGGGAGTCCGACCCGGGCAGGGAGCACCGGCCAGCAGTGGACTGCCCTCCCCTGAGGTGTCCTCGGAATGCCTGTGTCACTGAGCCCTGCAGGGCTTGGACCGGGCGGGGGCGCCGCCCTGTCCACCTGGCCCTGCGGTGGGATGGAGGTAGGGCAGGCTGGCACCACTACGTGGCAACTGTGGATCTGGAAGACGCCAGGGGACCCGGGGCCCCTGCAGGGCTGCACAGACCCCCCAGACCACGAAGAGAGGGATAGCCCTGACCCGCCCACCCCCTTCGAAAGCAAAAGCAAAGTGACTCTGACCGCCTTCGGCAGGGAGCGAGGGGAGTTAGCAGCCCACAGCCCACCGGGGCCTGGACGGCAGCTCCTCCTCATCCGTGATGCTCCGGGGTCCAGAATCACTTCAGAGTCAGCGCTGGCTCCCAGCCTCGGCCACCTCAGTGGGTCACGTGGGGCCCAGAGGAGCCTGGCATCACGCCCCTCCCACCGCCAGGAGGCGGCTGGGTCTCTGAGACGGGAGGCGAAGCTGGTCCCTTTTGCTGAGTCCCCAGGAGAGGTTTTCAGCACCAGTCCAACGCCTCGGATTGAGCCCAGAAGGGGCACGTGGACGCCCCTCGGCCTGGCCGGGGGTCACTTCCTGAAGGGGGTGAGCTTGTGGAAGGTGTGCCAGAAGATGGAAGGCTTCCGCTTGGGCTCCGCCAGGGCGAACACCTGCTGCTGCGGGATGCTGGTGGGCACCGTGACGTGGCGCTGGTGGACCGGCCGGAGGTTCTGGTGTGGGGGCGCCGCAGGGCATCCGCTGTAGCCTGActcgggaggggagggggcactgcATGAGTGTCACACATTAGCTCAAGGGGAAGCGCCCAGAGCCAGCCCCCACCTGATTCTCAAGTCACATCCCCAAAAGGTCCCCTCACTGCCATCCTGACAAACACACTCCGACCGTGTGTGTGGAACCGGGCCCAGACTCTGGCCatctctccacaccctcacttTAGAAACCCTGTGGGGACGGTGCCACGACAGCCACCGGGAAGGAAACGGAAACCCAGGGACGCCGCGTGCAGGTCACTGCAGCAGAGCTGGAACTGCACGGCTCTTTGGGATGACAGGCAGTCAAACGCTTTCACCAAAAGCCTGGAGCTCGTGCAGCCTCGCCTCTTTATTTGGCACAGAGAAAGCGCCTCCGTTTCCCAGTCTCTAAGATGGGCTGGCGGTGCCTTCCGGGGTGTTAGGAGAATCAAATGAGTGACTGTAAGCAACGTGCTCAGAACACTGGCCCCGAGACCTAATCGGATTAACCAAGCTGTTGCTCTGCAGCCAGGACTGTAAACCCGTGCAGAGCTGGTCAGAAAGGCTTAGTGACTGGACCACAAGCTCCCTGAGGAGCTTGGCACGGAGTGAGCAGAGGGTGAGGGTTCTGGAAGAAGACAGGCCTCGGTCCAGAATCCACGCCTGCCCTGACCTGGCACAGGGGTCCCCTCATTTTCTGGGGGACAGTGAGGATGACACGCCAGAGCTCATGAAACCTGCACAACAGCTGACCCCAGAACCATCGGGGCTCCTTCCGGAGACTCTGGAGGAAGTGGGTGGCGACTAATAAATCCTTAAAGACGGATGCTTCCCAGTTGCCTGCCATcaaaagcagagggaagaagTGAATAAGTAAAATGGGATTTCTGGCCTCAAAGCTGTAACTCAGTGGGGGCAAATTCTGCACCTGCGTGGAGGAAGGATGCTGAATGCTGTTTCGGTGATAAAGTCTTCTCAGCCCAGCAGCCACGGGCCGAACGAGTTCTGCATTTTCACTTAGGACAATACCAAATGGGATACATCTCATACGACTGAAGTTTATAAGAATATAACACATATTCCTGAATAAAATTCCTGATTCTTTCACTTCTGTTGGGGTAGGATATTTGTACTACGCATGCGTGGGAAGTCTCGTCTGCGCACCCGGACGCCGGGGTCTGGGTCCCGGGCCTCGGTCTTTGCCAAGAGCGGCCGGCCCTGGGCGCTCCTGTGGGGGGAGAGTCCAGGCTCCAAATACGCCAGAAGAGCGTCTTCTGCTCTAACTCACTGCTTGATGTGCCAACTGtggcatcttttttcttcttccctaagCTACAATGCGCTTTCAGCGGACACGCAGTTTGCCCGTGGAGATTTCCTCCTTACAGGCCTCGGACCTGGGCACTGCTTGGCCGGCGGAtaatccctccttccccctccctccgcAGGGTGGGGCTCAGAGGGCGGGGCAGCGAGGTCTGGAAGCTCCTTGGCGCTGAGTCAGACACTTTGAGAGACTCATCTTCCGAGTAAAAGCACATATGGAGGCACATTCAAAGCCAAAAGCACTGTCCACTGTTCGCCTTCTCGTATTgagggttttttgtcttttttttttttagggccccacccgtggcacatggaggttcccaggctaggggtcgaatcggagctgcactcgccagcctactccacaaccacagcaacgccagatccgagccccatctatgacctacaccacagctcaaggcaactctggatccttaacccacggatcgaggccagggatcgaacctgcgttctcatggatgctagtcagattcgtttccgctgcaccacaatgggaactccctcttatgcTGCATTTTACCCACATTCCTCTCCTTCACTTAACAACTTtgggcatggagttcctgtcgtggcgcagtggttaacgaatccgactaggaaccatgaggtttcgggtgcgatccctggccttgctcagtgggctgaggatctgacattaccgtgagttgtggtgtgggtcacagatgcggctcggatcctgtgttgctgtggctctggtgtaggccggtggctacagctccgattagaaaccctagcctaggaacctccatatgctgcagcagcggcctaagaaatggcaaaaagacaaaaaaaaaaaaccaactttggGCATTTCTCCTGATTTTAATTCCAATACTAAGGATACGCACATGAAGGAGACAAAGGCTTCTCCAAAACTTACCTTTTGACTTTCCGTGTCCTGCCTTTTGAGCATTTAACATGGCGAGTTTCTTCTGGTTTTCTGAAATTTCCATTCCTGATTCAGAAACAAACGTGAAAAGACATTTCAGGATACAACCCGCAAGGCCCACGCTGCTCCTGAGACGTAACCCAAAGTGAGCAGCCTTCATCCTTAGCGATGTGTAGGAGGCTGGAGGGCGCAGGAAAAGGCGGATTATCATCAGGATGGCCTGGGCACCGTGCCCCTGACCTGGGCATGGGTGCTGACGACCCGACGGACAGAGCAGCTCTGTGAACCCAGATGGGGGGCACACAGGGTCACCCCAACTATCCCTCCTAAGGAATCCCCAGGGGGTGGCTCACGCTTCGGGTCACACGGAGCTGGCTTTAAAGGCCAGGTGGTGAAAGTGGGCAGGTGCCCTCGGCCTCAGTttgctcctctgtaaaatgggtgcgACAACAGTTTCCACGTCACACCTGTCCCTGAGCAATAGCAGGGTCCCTTTCCTTGGGGGGCGGGCTCACCCATCGCGTGGTCCTCCTGCACCCGCCGGCGCTCGTCCCGGCAGGCCTGCAGCCACCGCGCCTTGTCCTCGGGCTTCTTGGCGCAGAACAGGTGCACCTCGCCGCCCGCCCTGCTGACCAGCTTGAAGGCATTCCTGACGCCGAGGTTCCAGGCGCCGTCGCGGCCGTCCTCCAGGTCCACCAGCTCCACGGCGTCCATGTCCGTGCGGCCCCGGTAGTAGAGCACGTCCCTCCGCAGCAGGTCCTTCTTGCAGGCCACCAGCTGGTGGTCGAACAGGAAGAAGGTCCGCTGCTGGCTCTTGCCCTGCCTGGTGACCCTGGTCAGCTCCCCAGAGTGGATCAGCTCCGAGCTGCGCTCCAGTATGTCCTGCCCCTGCAAGGGGGACACGCGTCCTCAGTCTCCGGACTTGGCGCCTGGTGCCGGGGCCGGGGGGGTGGTGTCCACGCTTGGGGCAGGGACACGCGTCCTCAGTCTCCAGACTTGGCGCCCggcgctgggggagggggggtccgcGCTTGGGGCAGGGACACGCGTCCTGCGTCTCCTGGTGCCGGGGTCGGGGAGGGGTTGGGAGTGATGCAGGCGGGGAGAGGCTGTCAGCACCGCCCCCATCTCTAAACGGGAAAATTCTCACCTCTTGCCTTCTCTCAGCGGGGAAATGTGGGCTGCTGTTACCTGAGGGGCTCCCTCGTGAGAAAGATCTGGTGGGAAATGCTGCCTGGTAGGGACCCACCTGGGATCTGATCTGGCCACCGGCCCGGACTTGCCCTTGGAAGACAACAAGCTCCCGTGGCCGGGGGCTCCGTCCTGCAAACTTGGGGGGCTTCGGAGCCAGGCACATGGCGGCTCCCGGAATAACTAGCTTAGGGTCTTGGAAACAAAAGGCCAGACGGCAAACTGCTAGCAAGAAATTGGGAAACTTCTGCCAAGAAAGTATCCCCTGAATGGCTGAGtccaaggagagaaggagaaacacaCTTTTATGACTCCAGGTTGGGTCTCATCCAATGTAGACTCACGGTCTCCGGTACGGCACTGGCCTTTGATTGCATTTCACTTTCCTCTAATCCCcgctctattttcttttatattttttggaggCAAATGATCTTGACTCCAAAGAGCTATTCTATTTACCTGCCTAGAGCGATTCTGTGCTCTGAATTCCTCGGTCATGGAACAGGAGACTCAGACGCGGGGCTCCaagtgcccccctccccagactcCCAGTGTCTACACAGGCCCCGAAACCGGGGTGTTTCTCCCCCGTGCTCACTGCTGTAACCTGCTTTGGGTAAAAACCTCACTCTACCCAAACTCCCACAATCCTCTGGGAGAGTGAGGTGTGGCCACTTCATCTGACGGAGGAGGACTCGCCTTGGTCTCAAAACCACCCGAACACCCTGGCCCCTGGCGAGGCCGTGGGCCCAGCTCTGGCACTTGTCTGTGGCTGAGCTCCCGGATTTCTACGCAGTGTCTGCTTCCTAGGACTGCTGAGCGGGATGAGTGGGTTCCCGAATGGCTTAGACCAGGGCCAGGCAGGTGGTCCACACGGTACAGGCACTAGCTACTGTCCCCGTTGTCATTATAAACAaatgggcgggggtgggggtgcacgTGCAGGTGTGAGCTGAGTCGTCGTCACGTGCTGCGTCAAGGGCGGCACGGCCCTGTCTCACACGATCCCACACCCACCCTCCCGCCTTACAGACGCGGCATCAGCCCTCCTCAGACACCCAGGTCTCACAGCCCCCTGCCCGGTAACTGTCCTGAGGGCTCCAGCTGCTCCCTCGGAGCTTGCAGTCAAGCGGGAGAGCCAGACTGTACCAATAAACTGACTCCAGAGACTACAGGAGCAGTGTGCCTCAAACACCACAGCATCCAAGCCGAGCGCACAGGGTACCTCAAAGACGGAACAAATGTCATCACATTTGACGACCacgggtgggggcagggccgggCCCCCAGGTACCCCCCAGCCCGCGATGGACCATGGGGTCCGGAGGCtctaagggggggggggctcccacGTACCTCCCAGCCCACGATGGACACCTGCCACCGCGCTATCTTGTCTATGCTTTCCAGCTTGCGTTTTCGCTCGTTGATCAAACAGGCGACGTTCTTCATGGCCTCGTACGCTGCCTTTATGTTGTTGTAATCGCTGCAGAGTGTGGGGGTGTTTCATTTTAACCATGCAACCCAGCACCCGCACACAGGAGGACCCACAAAGTCAtgcactccctcccccctcgGAGGCCGACAGCCGAGGCGAAAAGGCATCACTGTCCCATTTCCCCGATCTCTAGACTGCAGTCTGCACAGGCTCAGGGCGCTGTCCAAACGGCACCCAGCATCCCCCGGAAGGAGAATGCTGCCACTCATTTCCCAGCAACCACGGGACTGGAAGCAAAGGCCAGAAGAACTAAGATGCAGCCACGGTGACGACGGAGTCGTTTCATTAATAAAGAAAGGACAGGCCGTTGTCATTGCTCTGATTCTCTCAGCACAAACGTGACCTTATAAAGTACTTTTAGTCATCACCagtgattttccattttattattttattttatttgatcacCAGTGATTTTCAAGTCAGGAATTGCTCCAGCCTCATCTGTTATATGGTGTTCGGTCAGGAAAGGACACGAGAAGATCAGAGCGAGTTATGCAAATGCTCATGCGACATTCCCACATTGGCGTCTTCATTTCTGAGGCCTCCCACAGGCTACACTCCCATCAAATGCACCGTGACCCCACAGCTCCTGTACTCAGGGCACCAGGAaaaccaaagctgcagctctgacctgcaCACGGGCTGCAACAGGGCACGCATAAACGAGCAGCCTAAGTTCTCTATTTTCCACACTTTGCCCGTGTCTTCCGGGGGAGTCAGAGCCTGTGGGTCTCAGCCGGCCTGAATACAGCCCCGCAGAGCCTGGAAAAGCCCTGGAACAGCCTCTGCCCTCTCTTCACCCCCCACAGCTGAGCCCTGCTCCTGGGAGGACATAGGTGAGTAAAGAAGATGTTTCCGAAACGGCACTCGCGCTGCTCTGTTTCTCTTGAAAGTTGCTTGTTAGCTACTGAGTGTTTAAAATATACATCACTTATAAGGACCGACGACACACTAAAAATCTGCACGGGCTCATGACCCACTTTaagaattatgtttatttttttaatatctctagAAATGGATGTTTGGGAGCCTCTTCAATGACTTTATTTCAGTAAACAACCTTAAACACTGACAAAGTTCCCTGCGGCTCACCCATCATGGCCCTGTGGGGACCCCCCTCGTCCCCGGTGCTGTGCACCCCCCTGGGACCCTCCCCCGTGCCCCGCACCCCCTGGGACCCTCCCCCGTGCCCCGCACCCCCTGGACCCTCCCCCGTGCCCCGCGCCCCCTGGGACCCTCCCCCGTGCCCCGCGCCCCCTGGGACCCTCCCCCGTGCCCCGCGCCCCCTGGACCCTCCCCCGTGCCCCGCGCCCCCTGGACCCTCCCCCGTGCCCCGCGCCCCCTGGGACCCTCCCCCGTGCCCTGCGCCCCCTGGGACCCTCCCCCGTGCCCTGCGCCCCCTGGACCCTCCCCCGTGCCCTGCGCCCCCTGGACCCTCCCCCGTGCCCTGCGCCCCCTGGACCCCCCCGTGCCCTGCGACCCCGCAGCCCGCACCTGTGCTCCTGCGTGGTGTACTTGAGCAGCTCGGCCAGCTGCAGCGGGTACTTGCAGATCTTCTGCACGGGCGTCAGGAGGAAGCCGTCGATGGCGATGTCGATCATCTGCTGCAGGAGGCGGCAGGCCTCGAAGAAGTGGCGGTAGCGGCCCTGCCTCATCAGCCCCGACAGCTCGGCGCAGGCGCCCGGGTGGTTGTTGCAGTACTCGGAGTAGATGGCGAAGCCCTcttgctggggagggggcaccgCGCGGTCAGGTCGCCGGCGGCCTTGGCCCCGTCCCCGGGGGGGctcctgggcaggagggaggcggCCGAGGACGCCCTGTCCCCTGCCCGGGGAGTGGGGCCCTCTGCGTCACCCTCTGTGTCACCCCCTGCACTGTCCCCTCAGCCCGCCTGATCCAGGACAAGAGCGAAGGGGTCTTCCCAGGCCGCCTCCCGtcccctctgctctcccctccaCGTGACCGGGAGGATGGGAGGCCTGGCCCCCTGGTCACGGGGCTCCCTCCCACCCTGTCACCTGCTGTCTACATGTcacatcctccccccaccccccaggcgaGGTGGAGACAGTTCAGAACGACGCAGCCAGACGTTCTCAGGAAGGAGCCCGGGAGGCTTACGTGCTGGAGAAAGCAGGAGCCGATCTCGCTCAGGTGAGGTTCCTCTTTATTGTACTGCTTCTCGAGGTCTTTCAGGAACGTTCTCTGGAATTTGTAAATGTCCTCAATGTTTCCGAAGATGGTGGTGAGCTGCGCAACCGTGAACATGGCCGTGTGCTTGCGGCACTGTCGGATGTAGCCCTTCGGAACCAGAAAGCACACTCGGTGAACTGATTCGTAAATGCACGGAAATCATTTATTTGGAGAAGATACCTTTGGGGGCCCAGAGCCCCGATCTTGGAGTAggactttattttatattattgtgtttttcttttgagggctgcaggtgcagcatctggaggttcccaggccaggggtcgaagcagagctgcagctgccagcctatgccacagccacagccacaccagcatctgtgacctataccgcagcttggggcaaggccagattcttagcccacagagtgaggccggggatggaacccgtgtcttcatggatgctaggagggttcttaacccgctgagccacaatgggagctcccttggAGTGGATTTTAACTAGAGAAAATTATCTGAACCCTAGGGGTCTCTGATGGGCTAATTATACTTTCATGACTATAATGTGCCCTAAACACGTTAGAGACAAAACGAAAGAGAAAAGCTATGTGTTGGTTGGCTTTGTAATTCCAGAAACCATACGAAGTTTCCACATTACACTCATGATATAAGTTGCTTGCTTTCAAATACTAGAGCTCAAAAACTGGTGGTGCCACACGTCTTCTAAACCCCTAAGATACTATTTCCACCCCTAATTCCATTGCACGGCCAAGGAAGCCTGTCAAATACAGATGCCATCACGGAGGGCTCACTGCTCCGGCCAAGAGCCAagcacacgccccccccccccccccccgggaactGCTCATGCTCCACTTTCTCCTGCAGCCATTGCCTGTAGACCTATGACCCCAGGCCTGCATCTGCGATGCCCTGGCTGTCCGTGTCTTGGGGAGGATAAGGGGGTAGGGAGTTACTAGCTGTCCCCAGATTGGCACCTTGTAATCACACGGACTCAAGTGGCTACACAGCAAACACACACCACGGACACGTGGCATGAACTTCAACAGGCTCTAGGCTCCAGGCTCCAGGCGGACGGCTCCGTTTCCATCACAACCTCCCCGCCTACTTCTCTGCACCCCGCTTCTCCTCTGTGACGGGGACACAAGGGACCCCAACGAGGGCAGGCAGTCCTGCTCAGCAACTATGAGCAGTGACCTATTTCCCAAAAATGCCACTTTAGAGGGTTGCACTCGAGATGGCTGCACAAATAAGCCAAGCACCAGTGGGCCCTTATCCACCGGTCAGTCCAGCCGCCTGCCTTGCTGCTGACCTCTCACAGCCCAACGGAAGGCCAGGCAACAGCAGTCACAGCCCAGATGCTGGAAGGACCTGATGGGCCATACAGTCTAGTGCAGCGCTGCCCAGAACCCATAACATGGAAAATACCAGGGCATAGAGAGAGATTGTGCCGACAGGCTCCCAGAGGCTGTGGGACAGGCTGGGACGTCACCAGATGAGGCCAGGAATGGCTCGGACCTCGCTGTGTGTGTCGGGTGGGTCTCACTGAAAGGGCCGCCTTCCCTGACCGGGGCTGGCTCTGCACTCTCTGGCCAGCTGGGTGCTGCGGGAGG is a genomic window of Phacochoerus africanus isolate WHEZ1 chromosome 13, ROS_Pafr_v1, whole genome shotgun sequence containing:
- the SPATA13 gene encoding spermatogenesis-associated protein 13 isoform X5, translated to MVARGEISRFWSLESLHLVSADGGAESSALVDDNGSEGDYSYEDLCRASPRYLQPGGEQLAVNELISDGSVVCAEALWDHVTMDEQELGFKAGDVIQVLEASHKDWWWGRSAEKEAWFPASFVRLRVNQEELAEAPGGPAGEQPEESAGRSRHKHPESPQQMRTNVIQEIMNTERVYIKHLRDICEGYIRQCRKHTAMFTVAQLTTIFGNIEDIYKFQRTFLKDLEKQYNKEEPHLSEIGSCFLQHQEGFAIYSEYCNNHPGACAELSGLMRQGRYRHFFEACRLLQQMIDIAIDGFLLTPVQKICKYPLQLAELLKYTTQEHSDYNNIKAAYEAMKNVACLINERKRKLESIDKIARWQVSIVGWEGQDILERSSELIHSGELTRVTRQGKSQQRTFFLFDHQLVACKKDLLRRDVLYYRGRTDMDAVELVDLEDGRDGAWNLGVRNAFKLVSRAGGEVHLFCAKKPEDKARWLQACRDERRRVQEDHAMGMEISENQKKLAMLNAQKAGHGKSKGYSGCPAAPPHQNLRPVHQRHVTVPTSIPQQQVFALAEPKRKPSIFWHTFHKLTPFRK
- the SPATA13 gene encoding spermatogenesis-associated protein 13 isoform X3, coding for MQDAAPSGELLEPRPQAPDPWVWFTSASDARHPSSQVARCCCSLDHTLCGFEKRVLRPYGKFCVKYLMALSLCGLEPVVAGVSFRFPGVSADGGAESSALVDDNGSEGDYSYEDLCRASPRYLQPGGEQLAVNELISDGSVVCAEALWDHVTMDEQELGFKAGDVIQVLEASHKDWWWGRSAEKEAWFPASFVRLRVNQEELAEAPGGPAGEQPEESAGRSRHKHPESPQQMRTNVIQEIMNTERVYIKHLRDICEGYIRQCRKHTAMFTVAQLTTIFGNIEDIYKFQRTFLKDLEKQYNKEEPHLSEIGSCFLQHQEGFAIYSEYCNNHPGACAELSGLMRQGRYRHFFEACRLLQQMIDIAIDGFLLTPVQKICKYPLQLAELLKYTTQEHSDYNNIKAAYEAMKNVACLINERKRKLESIDKIARWQVSIVGWEGQDILERSSELIHSGELTRVTRQGKSQQRTFFLFDHQLVACKKDLLRRDVLYYRGRTDMDAVELVDLEDGRDGAWNLGVRNAFKLVSRAGGEVHLFCAKKPEDKARWLQACRDERRRVQEDHAMGMEISENQKKLAMLNAQKAGHGKSKGYSGCPAAPPHQNLRPVHQRHVTVPTSIPQQQVFALAEPKRKPSIFWHTFHKLTPFRK
- the SPATA13 gene encoding spermatogenesis-associated protein 13 isoform X4, whose product is MVARGEISRFWSLESLHLGTCANFSADGGAESSALVDDNGSEGDYSYEDLCRASPRYLQPGGEQLAVNELISDGSVVCAEALWDHVTMDEQELGFKAGDVIQVLEASHKDWWWGRSAEKEAWFPASFVRLRVNQEELAEAPGGPAGEQPEESAGRSRHKHPESPQQMRTNVIQEIMNTERVYIKHLRDICEGYIRQCRKHTAMFTVAQLTTIFGNIEDIYKFQRTFLKDLEKQYNKEEPHLSEIGSCFLQHQEGFAIYSEYCNNHPGACAELSGLMRQGRYRHFFEACRLLQQMIDIAIDGFLLTPVQKICKYPLQLAELLKYTTQEHSDYNNIKAAYEAMKNVACLINERKRKLESIDKIARWQVSIVGWEGQDILERSSELIHSGELTRVTRQGKSQQRTFFLFDHQLVACKKDLLRRDVLYYRGRTDMDAVELVDLEDGRDGAWNLGVRNAFKLVSRAGGEVHLFCAKKPEDKARWLQACRDERRRVQEDHAMGMEISENQKKLAMLNAQKAGHGKSKGYSGCPAAPPHQNLRPVHQRHVTVPTSIPQQQVFALAEPKRKPSIFWHTFHKLTPFRK
- the SPATA13 gene encoding spermatogenesis-associated protein 13 isoform X2, with product MCQCWHSIYLQDHFPTWLFHTYLFNERKNTAGQGSEEAGQRAADETAACRGHRGALCAGPLQSENSISTCCSDPTSEYAPRGIQSRISGGVGTAMFARSSVTMAKGPECPGRDGWRDCPTLTRKSGYWQPMQRSLADLVLSGICQPRKGKLFSADGGAESSALVDDNGSEGDYSYEDLCRASPRYLQPGGEQLAVNELISDGSVVCAEALWDHVTMDEQELGFKAGDVIQVLEASHKDWWWGRSAEKEAWFPASFVRLRVNQEELAEAPGGPAGEQPEESAGRSRHKHPESPQQMRTNVIQEIMNTERVYIKHLRDICEGYIRQCRKHTAMFTVAQLTTIFGNIEDIYKFQRTFLKDLEKQYNKEEPHLSEIGSCFLQHQEGFAIYSEYCNNHPGACAELSGLMRQGRYRHFFEACRLLQQMIDIAIDGFLLTPVQKICKYPLQLAELLKYTTQEHSDYNNIKAAYEAMKNVACLINERKRKLESIDKIARWQVSIVGWEGQDILERSSELIHSGELTRVTRQGKSQQRTFFLFDHQLVACKKDLLRRDVLYYRGRTDMDAVELVDLEDGRDGAWNLGVRNAFKLVSRAGGEVHLFCAKKPEDKARWLQACRDERRRVQEDHAMGMEISENQKKLAMLNAQKAGHGKSKGYSGCPAAPPHQNLRPVHQRHVTVPTSIPQQQVFALAEPKRKPSIFWHTFHKLTPFRK